TGGTCCCCAACCTCGCCAATCCGTTCTTCTCGCAGATCCTGTCGGGCATCTCCGAGGTGCTGCGCCGCCACCACCTCAGCCTTCTGGTCATGGACACCACCGCCGTGCCCGACCAGCCCGCGATGACCGTGCTGGCCCCCTATCTGAACCGCTCGCGCTCGGACGGGGTGATCGTGCTGGACGGGCGGCTGGACCCGGGCCTGTTCGACCGCCCCGGATGCCCGCCGCTGGTCCAGGCCTGCGAATGGATCGAGGGGTTGGCCGCGCCGCGCGTGCTGGCCGACAATGCCGGCGGCGGGCGCCTGGCCGCCGCCCACCTGACCGGCCTCGGCCATCGCCGCATCCTGCATCTGACCGGCCCCGGGGACAGCTCGCTCACCCATGCCCGCCGCCAGGGCTTCCTGCAGGGCCTGGCCCGGGCCGGCCTGCCCGAGCCCGGGCCCCACGACCGCCTCGGCGGCGACTTCACCGCCCGCTGCGGCCGCGACGCCGCCGCCCGCCTGCTGGCCCTGCCCGACCGCCCCACCGCCGTCTTCTGCGACAACGACGAGATGGCCATCGGCCTGATGACCGGCCTGATCACCGCGGGCCTGCGCGTGCCCCACGACATCTCGGTCATCGGCTTCGACAACATCGAGATGGCCGCCTTCTGCCTCCCCGCCCTCACCACCATCCGACAGCACCGCGCCCGCCTCGGACGAAAAGCCGCCGAAACCCTCATCCAAAGAATGGCAGGCGAGACACCCCAGAACACCCTCACCCTCGATGTCGAACTCCTGGAACGAGACAGCACAGGGATCGCAAGGTAGCGGGATCAGATCACCAGGCCCCCGACCTCGGCCATCTGCCGCTCGATCAGGGGCGGGATGTCGGCCACGCGCATCGTCTCGTCCGCGGCCCAGGCCCGGACCGCGTTGGACAGCGCGTGGGTGGCCAGTTCCGCCACCAGCATCGCCTCCTGCTGGCGGCCGGGGCCGAGCCGGGCCTCCAGCAGCCGCCCGATGGCCAGCGCGATATTGTCCATGGAATTACGAAAGATCGTCATCAGCTCGGGCGCGCTGTCCCAGATCTGCTCGATCATGCGCACGATCTGCCGGTCCAGCTGCTTCTGTTCCAGCATGGATCCCAGCAGCCGCGCCAGATCGCTGCGCAACGGCGCCGTCGAGGTGACGATCCAAGCCGCGCAGTCGCAATCCAGCGAGGGCGGCTCGCCCAGCACGGCGGCCTGCTTGTTGGGGTAGTAGTTGAAGAAGGTGCGCGGGCTGATCCCGGCCTCGACGGCGATGGAATCGGTGGTCACGGCCGGATAGCCCAGGGACAGGCTGAGGCGTAGCGCCGCCAGCTGGATATCCTTGGCGGTCTGCTGTCGGCGCCGATCACGGAGATTGATGGACATTTCGCGGGCACCCTCCTCGTGCAGTA
Above is a window of Paracoccus liaowanqingii DNA encoding:
- a CDS encoding LacI family DNA-binding transcriptional regulator, which produces MSDQSRPPRILDVAKLAGVSVATVSRTLSNPAIVSEATRRAVEEAIAQTGYTLNFTARNLRQQQVGGVLALVPNLANPFFSQILSGISEVLRRHHLSLLVMDTTAVPDQPAMTVLAPYLNRSRSDGVIVLDGRLDPGLFDRPGCPPLVQACEWIEGLAAPRVLADNAGGGRLAAAHLTGLGHRRILHLTGPGDSSLTHARRQGFLQGLARAGLPEPGPHDRLGGDFTARCGRDAAARLLALPDRPTAVFCDNDEMAIGLMTGLITAGLRVPHDISVIGFDNIEMAAFCLPALTTIRQHRARLGRKAAETLIQRMAGETPQNTLTLDVELLERDSTGIAR
- a CDS encoding TetR/AcrR family transcriptional regulator is translated as MSINLRDRRRQQTAKDIQLAALRLSLSLGYPAVTTDSIAVEAGISPRTFFNYYPNKQAAVLGEPPSLDCDCAAWIVTSTAPLRSDLARLLGSMLEQKQLDRQIVRMIEQIWDSAPELMTIFRNSMDNIALAIGRLLEARLGPGRQQEAMLVAELATHALSNAVRAWAADETMRVADIPPLIERQMAEVGGLVI